GCAATCATCTCAAGAGCCTGATATTATTTTATTAGATGATGCTTACCAACACCGAAAGGTAAAAGCGGGGTTTTATATTTTACTAACAGCCTACGATGATTTATATACGGATGATTGTATGTTGCCCACAGGGAATTTAAGAGAACTAAAAGCTGGTGCGAAAAGAGCATCTATAATTGTGGTGACAAAATGTCCTGAAAATTTGAGCGTAAAAGAACAAGAAAAAATAGGTGCTAAGCTTAAAATTACAAGTGAGCAAAAATTATTTTTTTCTAGCATAGCCTATGACTCTTATATTATGGGTGAGTCAGGTAAGATAAAAAGGGAAACAATGCAGGGTAAGAAGAAGGTCTTGATTGCTGGTATTGCAAAGCCTGATTCATTTTTTGATGCTATTAAAGAAGAGGGTGATGTTTGCTTAGCATACCCTGACCATCATGATTTTACAGATAAAGAAGTAGTTGAAATAAAAAAAATAGCGCAAAACAACAAAATTATTACCACCGAAAAGGATTATGTGCGTTTGAAGGAACATTTCTCAGGGGAACAGCTGTTTTACTTGGGTATAGCATGTTCATTTATATCAGGTGGTGAGAATTTTAATAAAACAATTTTAGATTATGTGGGAACAAGTACAAGAAACAGTTAGTTTCATACAAGAGAGAGTTAATTTTACTCCAGAATACGGTGTTATTCTAGGTTCAGGATTAGGAAGTTTTACTAGTGATATGCAGGTTCATTTTACCTTGCCGTACAATGAAATTCCTAATTTTCCTGTTTCAACTGTTCAAGGTCATAAAGGGGCTCTTGTTTTTGGGACTATTGGAAGTAAAAAAGTGGTCGCCATGCAAGGTCGTTTTCATTATTACGAAGGCTATTCCATGACCGAAGTTACTTTTCCGGTACGTGTATTGAAGTTCTTGGGTGTTGATAAGCTTATTGTATCTAATGCATCAGGAGGAGTAAACCCGAGTTATAAAGTAGGATCTATTGTGATGATTACGGATCACATTAATATGACTCCAGAGCATCCTTTGAGAGGGAAAAATGATGAACGTTTTGGTCCTCGTTTTGTTAATATGAGTGAGCCTTATTCTCGAAAAATGATTGCAAAAGCAACTCAAATTGCTGAAGAATTGAATATTGTAACACATGAAGGTATTTACCTTGGTTTGCAAGGACCTACATTTGAAACTCTAGCAGAATATAAAATGGTAAAAATTTTAGGCGCTGATTGTGTTGGAATGTCTACTGTTCCAGAGGTTATTGTGGCTAGACATATGGATTTAGAAACTTTTGGGATTTCTGTTATTACAGATATGGGTGATGCTGAAAGTATAGGAACAATTTCTCATGATGAAGTTCTAGAAGCAGCAAAAGAGGCCGAACCACAAGTTCGTAGTTTAATAAAAGAACTAATTTTGAATTATTAATTACTTTAGGTGATCAGCAATTATGGAATAAAAAACTTCGGGTATGAACGGTTTAGTAATTACATCGTTCATACCAAAAGATAAAAGCATTTCTCTATTTTCATCAAGAGATATAGCAGTAAGAGCTATAATAGGAGTTATAGTGTCAAATTTTCTAATGGTTTCTGTAGCTATTGTTCCATTTATTCCGGGTAAATGAACATCCATTAAAATCAAGTCAAATTTTGAAATTTTTAAAAGCTCAATAGCTTCTTCGCCATTGTCAATCACTTCGCAAATTACTTTTTTATTAAAAAGCATTTTTGTGGTGATCATTTGGTTGATTTTATTGTCCTCTACTAGTAATATTTTCTTATTGATAAGTTTGGATTCATAATTTTGCTTGCTTGTAGAAACGATATCTATGGGTTTTTTTCCTATTTCAAATTTCAATTGAAATGAGAATGTAGATCCTTTATTTACAGTGCTTTTAAGGTGTATTTCACCTCCTAGAATGGTTATTAATTTTTTTACAATTGTTAGCCCAAGTCCAGTACCTCCATATTTTCTATTAACTTCAATAGAGCCTTGTGAAAAACTATCAAAAACACTTTCTAGTTTTTCTGCTGGTATGCCTATTCCAGTATCAATGATTTCAAAATCCAATGTCGCATAATTATCCTCTAGATTATTGAGTTTTGCTACCACATTTACTACTCCATTTTTCGTAAATTTTAGCGCATTATTAATCAGGTTCAAAATGATTTGAGAGAGTTTAGTTGGGTCACCAATGAGAAAATCAGGGATGGAATAATCAACATCTAATTTGAAATCATTGTTGTTTACAATGGCTAACTCCTTGAGAGATTGCTTGATGTTGATAAGAAGTTGTTTTAAATTAAAGGGGATTTCTTCTATTTCTGTTTTGTTAGATTCTATTTTGTTAATTTCTAAAATTTCATTGATAAACTTAGTCAAGTAATCACCAGAAAATTTTAAAGAGGAAAGGTAATCTATTTGGTTTTTTTTAGGGTCTTCTTCAAGAAGTAAATGGGTGATCCCGTTGATTGCATTGAGCGGAGTCCTCAGTTCATGACTTACCGTAGAAAGGAACTCAGATCTGGCTTGAGATGCTTTTTCAACTTTATTTTTAGCAATCTCAAGTTCTTTGTTTTTATCCTTTAAGAGCTGATTTGATTTGGTTCTAATTTTATTGTTTTTGTAAAGAGAAAGGCTTAATAAAGATAAGATTGTAATTAAAGCAATAGCAAGTATACTAATGATTTTTGATATTTTTTTTGATTTTAGTTCTTCTTCTTTTTGAATTTTGAATTGATTTTGTTCTTTAAGACGTTCCGCTTCTTTAAATTTAGCGTAATCATCAACTCCAAGTCTTTTATTATTGAGAAAAGTTAACTCTTCTTTTAGTTTTAAATATTGTTTTAAATATTGGTATGCTAAATTTTTATCTAATGTTTTGTCATAAACGGTACTTAATGCTAGTACTATAGATGTCTTTAATTCAATATTATTGATTTTATTATTAGTGTTAAGAGCCTTTTTTAGGTAGGCAATTGCCAAATTATTTCTGTTGTACTGTGATTCTATAGTGCCTATTTGATATAAAGTCTTTGCTTTTAAATCCTCTAAAACAGAGACTTCTGGCATGTAAATAATAGATTTAAAAATAGTCATAGCCTCTTGAGTTTTTCCATTGAACCGATTAATAAGGCCTTTTTGGAGTTTTACTTCAAGAATTTTATTTGTGGTTTTTAAAACCTTGAATAAATTTTCGGCATTGTTAAAATAGAGGGATGCTTCTTTATAATTCTCTTTGGCCATGTAGCAAAGACCAATATGGTAGTAACTTTCAGCTTTCGTTTTATTCGAAGTAGAAGTATTGTTGAGTGTGGCACTTTTTAAAAAACTAACTAGCGCATCATCATATTTTTTTAAATCATAAAGAATTTTACCTAAATTGAATTCATGAAGTGATTGCTCTACGTTCTGGTTGTTTTTTTTTGCAAATTGTATTGCTTTTTGTGTAAAAAACAAAGCATTTCTATAATTATCGTCCTTAATATTTTGATTGCTGAGCGTGTAATAATAGGTCAGGCTATCTGCCTTCACTGTGGAGTAGGAGGCAAGTATACCAGTAAAAAACAATACAGAAAAGAAAAAACATTTCATTTGCCATGTTTTTTTTGAAAAATTACTATTTTGATGTTAAAAGAATCAAATCAATAAGCCTTGATGAATATCCTATTTCATTATCATACCAACCTACTACTTTTACCATTTTATCAATTACAGAAGTAAGTTGTGCATCAAATATACATGAATTTTTATTCCCTATTACATCTACAGATACAATTGGGTCTTCTGTATAATCTAATATTCCTTTTAGAGTGTTTTTAGAGGCGTGTTTAAAGGCTTCGTTTATTTGATTGATACTGACGGCTTTTTTCACATTAAAGGTAATATCAGTTAAAGAACCATCCGGAACAGGAACTCTTATGCCACATCCGCCTATTTTACCTTCAAATTCTGGGAATATTTTTGTTAACGCTTTTGCTGCTCCCGTTGTTGTAGGAACTATAGATTGACTTGCGCCGCGAGCTCTTCTTAAATCTTTATGAGGTTGATCGTGTAAACTTTGATCTGTTGTGTAAGAGTGAATGGTGGTAATGTACGCTTGTTCTATGCCGCAAAGATCATTAATCACTTTGATCATTGGGGCAGCATTATTTGTAGTACAACTTGCATTCGAAATTATTGTTTCTGTGCCGTCAAGAATTTCTTCATTAACGCCCAATACAACGGTTTTTATTGCATCAGTTTCTGAAGGTGCAGATAAAATTACTTTTTTGGCACCAGCCAGAATATGTGTGTGTAATTCCTCAAAAGTCTTGTATTTTCCTGTTGATTCAATAACATAATCAATGGAACAACTTTTCCAGTCTAGGTTTTTTAAATTTTTTTCGTGAAAAAAAAGAAAATGAGATTCGCCAACTAGTATTCCTGTTTCATCATAGCTCACGGAATGCGGTAACACACCGTGTATGCTATCATATTTTACTAAATGTGCCATTGTTTTTTTATCGGCAATATCATTTATGGCAACAACTTGAATTGTTGGGTGATTTAAAAGTAAACGGAAAAGATTTCTACCAATTCTTCCAAAACCGTTTATCGCAATTCTTATCATAAGTTTTAAAGTCTTAAAGTATCAAAGTCAGAAAGTCAAGATATCTAGCCTTTCGACTTTCTGACTTTATAACAATTGACTACAATATATGTTTTTGAGCTTTATATGAAGATCTAACAAGTGGTCCGCTTTCTACATGACGAAAACCTAATGATAAACCATATTCCTCATATTTTGCAAACTGTTCTGGAGTTATAAATTCTTTAACGGGTAAATGTTTTTTACTTGGCTGAAGGTATTGTCCTATTGTTACTACATCTACATTAGCGTCTCTCAGGTCTCTTAACGTTTGATAAACTTCTTCTTCAAGTTCACCTAAACCTAACATGATACCAGATTTTGTTCTGTTAATGCCTTTTGCTTTTAAATAACGCAATACTTCTAGTGTACGATCATATTTTGCTTGTATACGCACCTCTCTTGTCAAGCGTCTCACTGTTTCTACATTATGCGAAACTACCTCAGGATTTGCGGCAACTATTCTGTCTAGGTGGGTTTCGTTTCCTTGAAAATCAGGAATTAATGTCTCAAGTGTTGTGTTTGGATTCATTCTTCGAATGGCTTTTACTGTTTCAATCCAAATGATTGATCCACCATCTTTCAAATCATCTCGATCAACACTTGTTATTACTGCGTGTTTGATATTCATGATCTTTATAGATCTCGCTACTTTTTCTGGTTCTTCCCAATCTACCGTTTCTGGTCTACCTGTTTTTACACCACAAAATCCGCAAGAGCGCGTACAAATATTTCCCAAAATCATAAAGGTAGCAGTTCCCTCACCCCAGCATTCTCCCATATTAGGACAACTTCCAGATGTACAAATAGTATTTAAGTTGTATTTGTCAACTAATCCTCTAAGTTCAGTATATTTTTGACCAATGGGTAGTTTCACTTTTAACCATTTTGGTTTTCCAGTGACGTGTTCTGCCTTGGTTTGGTTTTTTTCTAGTAAATTGTTTTCTACAACGTTTTCCATATCTCAATTTTCTGAATGCAAAGATAACTAAAGTTGAATTATAAAAGGGTAAAACCAAATCGTGAATTAGACTTATACAAAGCATAAAATTTTACTTAACATATTTTTTAGAGGATATTGTTTGGGTTTGAAATTATAAAATAATTCTTTGGTATTGTCTTTGTAAGAGATGATGAGGTATCTCAACGTATAAAAAAAAACTATGTTGATGTGTTTTATTTTTTTTAACATAAATTAGTATCTTTGATTAAAATTAGAAATCATGAAAAATAAATCAATAATTTTAGGAGCTTTGTTCGTTTTACTAGGGGTTTCAACCGCTAACGCGCAAATAAATTTTGGTGAAAAAGCTCTTGGAGCTGTTCAAAAAGGGGTAGCAGGCTTCACTTTTAGTGATGCTGATGCAGCTGCATTATCAAAAGCAGCGGTAGATAAAATGGATGCTGAACATGTTATTACAGGAGCTAAAGATCCGTATACTCTTCGTTTAAATAAGCTTTTTGGAAAACATAAGACTACAGAGGGAGTTGCGCTAAATTACAAAGTGTATAAATTAAACGAAGTAAATGCGTTTGCAACTGCTGATGGGAGTGTTCGCGTCTATTCTGGTTTAATGGATATTATGGATGATAATGAGTTACTTGCCGTAATAGGGCATGAAATAGGTCACGTGGTTAATACTGATTCAAGGGATGCTATTAAGGCTGCTTATAAAAAAGAAGCCGCTTTAGGTTTAATAGCATCTCAATCTGATAAAGTTGCAGCTATAACTGACAGTCAGTTAGCTAAAGTGGGTAGCCAAATGATTGATAGTAAACACAGCAGAAAACAAGAGTCTGAGGCTGATGAATTTTCATATAATTTTATGAAAAACAATGGTTATAATGTTAATGCGGTTTCTTCAGCCTTTGGTATCTTAGCTAAAATGAGCGAAGGAACTCAAGCCTCATTTTTAGAAAAAATGATGAGTTCTCATCCTGACCCACAAGAAAGAGCTGAGAATGCTAAATTAAGAGCTGAAAAGGATGGTTTGTATAAGCCTTATGTGAAGCAAAAGCCAGTTGCAGCAAAAAAGCACCTGTTAAAAAGAAAAAATAATTTTTGAAACTGAAAAAGGCAGAACATGAAGTTCTGCCTTTTTTTATGTTGGTGTTTTAGTTCATTTGAACCGTAATAGGTAAGGTGTAGGCGGTACGTACTGCTTTGCCGCTAATCATGCCTGGAGTCCACTTGGTTCGTAGAGATTTCAAAACTCTAACTGCTTCTTTTCCTAATCCGTGACCAGGATCTCTTCTTACTTGTATGTCAGTCATGCTACCATCTCTTTCTATTACAAAAGAAACAAAGATTTTTACTGTTCCATTGAGTTCAGTTTCTTGTTTTTCAAAATTATTACCTACATACGTGTAAAACTTGTTGATACCTCCTGGAAATTCTGGAAGTTTATCTAGCGCTACACTGTTAATGATGGTGGTTCCAGTGTCAGGTGTCTCCACTGCGTTTTGGACTGTTGTGTTAGGACTAGCATTAACAGCTACAGTTCCCGTACCATCTGATGGCGTTGTATTTACAACTGGTTGATCGGTATTTTTTGCAATATTTTGCTCTGCGTTTTCAGTAGATACAATAATAGGATTAATTAATGCTTTACTTTTTACTGGATTAGCAATACTTTTTGTTTTTAAGGGAGGTAATGCTTTTTTAGGTTGTGTTTTATTTGGATAGACATCGGTTATTTGGATAATTTTATCTGTAAAATCGGGCTCAATAGGAGTAAAGGTTGTCTCAGGATTAAAAATGGAGACTAGTGTAGGAATGCTTATGGCACCCACTAATAATGTTACTCCCATGAAAAGTGCTGTAAGTGAAGTTTTTGTACTCTCTTGACGAAGTTTGTACGCACCATACTCTTTATTTCTGTTTTGAAAAACAAGTTCAATCCAGCCGGTCTCGTAAATGCTTAATTTAGACATAATATGTGGTTTTTATGGTTAAGTACATTTACATCATAAGCAAGGTTATTTTTTATTAATAACGAACCTATTGTGTTATTATTGTAGTTAATTTTTAAAATTTTTAAAAATTGATTGAATTGTATTTTATTATTTAACTAAATTAATTTTATTAAAATACTGCGCAAAAAAAAGCGCATCACTGTATCAGGATGCGCTTGTATTTTTGTAAAAAAGAATTACTTAGAATGCATATTTAAAACCTATCTGAATTTGAAATGGATTACCAGATAAAGCAGGTAAACCAGCATTGTTTACACGGTAGTTAAACTGTTGTCTAGTACTATCAAATCCTGGAACTGCAGCATTACCGCCAGATGCAGGTGTTCCTAGTGCATAGAGAGACTGGCTATTCAATGATTTATTAACTCCCCTTTCTTTGTTTAGTAAATTCGCAACATTAAAAATATCAACAGTAAATTCTATGAATTGCTTTTTTGGAATACTGATTTTTTTATTAATTCTAATGTCAACAAGACCATAAAACTCATTTATACCACCGTTACGCTCTGCAATTTTACCAGAATAAGAGTTGATATAATTTTTTAAGCTTGAACTTGCTGCAGGATTATTTAAAATAGTTTGTAAACCAGTTTTGATATTTTGTGGAACGGTTGGGCTGTTGATGTCAAAAATGTACGCTAAATCATTTGAAGCTGTTACAAAATCTCCATTTGTATTTCCTCCAGATAATAAACTATATCGTGTACCACCAATTCCTGAATAGCGAATTCCTACACTAAACCCGTAAAAAGTTGGTAATGATCCATAAAACACCACCTTATGTCGAAAATGATTATCAGAATACGTCATTTTACTTAAATTTCTAGGATCATCCTCTACAGGTAATACAAGTGTAGCTGTGTTAGCCACATTTCCGTTGAAAGAAGTGTTGTCTTTGGTGTCATTTAGGGTGTAACTAGCCGTAATTTCTCCATCCTTAAAATATTTGTAAGTAGCATCAACAACTAGCGCAAATTGATTTACTTTTCCTTCACTGTTAAGTTCTAAAACTCTCCCTAATTTATTACTTATTCTACCTTGCATCCAGTCTGCAGCTCCATTTGCAGGTATTGAACTTGCTGGAACAAATACGCCGCGATTTCCTTCGTTTGCCAAATTAAAAAACGGATTGCTAACCATATTTCTATCTACATACACATAATTATTTCGTCCTAGAGTTGCATAACCAGCAATTCCCATTTTTAAATGATCTGTAAAAAAATGTGTGTAAGATACATTAGCTTTATAAACCACAGGTACTTTAGCATCGGTACCAGTATAATTTATAGTTGGTAATTGAAAAGCATCTAGCGTAGGAATGCTAGAAAAGTTGTTTCGGTAACCAGTGAAGTTAGGTACAGGAACATTGGGTGCTCTAACATCTACAGTTGCAGTTTTTTTTCCGTCAAAATATAGATTGTTAATGATGGCATAGTTATTTAAATCTGATGCAAAAATCCCTGCTCCTGCACGTATGTAATCTTTGTGGTTTTCATTTACATCCCATGTCAATTGCACCCTTGGCTGTAAAATAGCCGATTGTAATTTGTTATCGGTTCTAATGCCTAATTCATCAAAAACCAATTGGTTGAAAGTTGCAGTTGGATACTTTGCATAATCAAAACGTAATCCTAAAGTTAGGTCAACACCCAGTGCTACTTTTGTTTGTAATTGTCCATATATTCCAGCATTTAATATATTCGAATTAACAGTAGGATCAGCCACTAATGGTACTTCTCTAAAGTAACGATAAGGCGTACCATTATCAAAATTTGCAACGCTATTAAAATGAAAACGACCGTTTACTTCACTACCATAAACTGATTTTGAATTTGTTTGCATGATGTCAAATCCAAAAGTGTATTTTATTTTATCGGTATTGTAGTATAGATTATCTACAATTTGAAAAACATTATTGGTGAATTTTTCTTGTGCAAATCGGTGTCCTCCTATTTGAATATTGGTAGTTCTCACAGCACCATTAATTGTGGAGGCTACATTTTCTACAATAGCTCTAGGAATGTTGTAAGCAGGCAATTGATCACCAGGGTTACTGTCTTGAAAAGTGTAAAGATGTTGCACTTTTAATTCGTTTGTGATTTTAGGATTTACAGTTGTTCTCAATGAAGCTAAAATACTGTTATCAATATTATAGTCATCACCAAAAGACTCATATAAATTAATTGCTGTATTGTCTTGCAACCCCAGTTTATTGTCTTCAAACGTAAAGTTATTTCGAATGGTAAGCAGGTTTTTACTGTTTAATTGCCAGTCAAGACGAGCAAATGCTGCATCCGAATTTCTTTTTTTATCAAATGATCCATATTGAGGTGAACTTGAAACGCCGTATTTATTTCTGGCAATGGTTACAAAGTTATCCAGCGTTGCTTTGGTTACATTAAACCTAAGCTCATCCTCTGGTGATTGTACATCAGCAATAATCAATGGTCTTGAATCTTGTTGATGATCCCATGCTACAAAAAAGTGTAATTTATCTTTGATAATGGGTCCGCCCAAAGTAAAACCATATTGAGTCGTTGTAAAATCATTTTGACGTCTGTTTCCTCTAATGTCATAAGCACTAGAAAGCCAATCTGCTCTATTGTAAGCAAACATACTTCCAGAAAAATCATTTGTTCCAGACTTAGTAACAGCACTTACAGTTCCACCACCACTACGACCATAACCTACATCATATTGATTTGTGACTACTTTAAATTCTCTTACAGCCTCAATAGAGATGGAGTAGGGTGCGCCACTTCTGCTGGTGGTAGCTCCTGCCGAAGTTGGGTTTTTTGCATTCATACCATCTAATGTGTAATTAGTAGACGATGCTAATTGTCCCGAGATGTTTCCGCCACGTGTTAATGGAGACAAATCCATTAAGTTGGTAAAATTTCTTCCGTTTACGGGTAAAGAATTAATGAGTTTGGCTGTAATTGCAGTTGCCGCACCTAGATTTCCTGTTTTGTTTTTTAACCCTCGGCCTACCACTTCTACCACCTCTAGGGTTTGCATATCGGTTTGCATTTCGATGTTAATTGTAATTAAATCACCTTGATTAAGTGTGTATCCAGATCGTTGTTGTTCTCCATATCCAGATGTTTTTACAGTAATTGTGTAAGGGCCACCTAGAGGCAATTCTTTAAAAGTATAAATCCCTTTAAAGTTAGTAAGTGTAGTAGTTTTAAATCCAGTAGATTCATTTTTTAGGGTAACATTTGCTTCTTTTATAGTTTCATTATTTGTACCTGAAATGGTTCCAGAAATAGAAGCTTGTGTGGTTTGTGCATGACTTGTAGCGCTTATTACGATAATCCACACCATCGTAAATAAGAACATTTTAATATTTTTCATGAGTTTAGTTTTTAGTTTCATGCTGGCAAAGGAATCTAGAAATAGAAAAAAAGGTGTTACATTAATACTATTAGAAAAATAATTTTTTGTAACCAAAGTTTTGATTTTCGCCCTTTTTTAGTGCTTATTTCTATTTTTAGGTAAACTTTATGAAACATTGCATCATAAAAAGTAGCTTTAATTTAGTTTATTCGTAATGATTAGGTAATGGTATTTGACGAGTTTAAATATAATTTTATGAAAAATATATAAGGTATTTATGAAAGCAAAAACGATAACTATTGCGACTGCATTGTCGCTACTTTTTTTCAATTGTAGTTCAAATAAATTTATTGTTTGTGGCCACAGAGGCGCAATGGGACATGAAACCGAAAATACAATAGCCTCCATAAAAAAAGGAATTGATCTCAAAGCTGATATGCTTGAGATAGATGTGTTTAAAATAAAAACGGGTGAAATTGTAGTTTTTCACGATGATGATTTAGACCGATTGACAAATGCTAAAGGAAAGATTGAGAGTTACACTTTTGACGAACTGCGAAAAGTACTTGTTGCAGGTAAACATCAAATTCCAACTCTTGAGGAAGTCATTACAACTATGAATAGAAAAGCAGTGCTCAACATTGAATTGAAGGGAGAAAATACGGCGGCAGATACGTACGCCATTATGGAAAACTTTAAAAAGCGTGGCTGGAGCAATAAAGATTTTTTTGTATCTAGTTTTAAAGTAAATGAATTAAGAAAAATGAGAAGTTTGAGTAAAGACGTAGCTATAGGATTACTGACTTACAAAGATCCTATTGAAACTGTGATTCAGTTAGGGAAAGAATTAAATGCGCAAGCAATAAACCCTTATTTTAAAACCTTGACGCCAGAAAATGTTGCGATCATGAAAACTAATAATTTCAAGATTCTTCCTTGGACAGCAAACGAGCTTGCTGATATCAAGACGCTACAAGATTTAAAAGTGAGTGGAATCATCACTGATTTTCCCGAAAGGATTGTACGTTAAACTGAAATTTATAAATGTAAAAGAAAGTCTGTTTTTTTTCAGACTTTTTTTTGTGCCCATTCAAAACAGATAAAGGAATTATTTTTTCTGAATTATTTCGGCTAGTAACTTCTTGGCACGTAAAAGTTTAATTTTTACATTACTTAGCGGTTCATTCATTTTTAAAGCTATTTCTTGATAGCTCATTTCTTGAAAATAACGCAGCTGAATCACCTCTTGGTAATGAGGTTTTAATTCTTTAATGCATTGTAATAAACGGGATAAGTTTTGTTCAGTGATCAATACATCCTCAGCAGACGGAGTAGTGTCAGCAATATTGTATGCTTGATGATTTTCGTCTTCTGTAATTTCAACAAAAAGACTTAGTTTTTTCTTTCTTAATAAATCAATATGCACATTTTTTGCAATAGCTATTAACCAAGTATTGAATTGAAATTCAGTATTGTAAGTGGTTAATTTGTCAAATGCTTTAGAAAATGTTTCAATGGTAATGTCCTCGGCTGTAGTTTCATTTTCGGTTCTTTTTAGCATGAACCCATATACCTCATTCCAGTAGTGATTCAATAGAAAAGTAAAGGCAACTTGATCACCTTGTTTTGCTTTTTCTATTTGATTGTTTATTTCCACTGTGCTGGTTTTGAGAATAGATTAATGATAAAGATATTGATTTGGATTAAGATTAAGACAATTTCAACAATTGGAAACCAAAATTTCAAATCATGCTCCTCAAGTTTCCTTGCAGATGAACCTATCATAATCCATGCCACGAGATAACGAAAGGCTACTAAGCTGGTGACAATAATCCATTCAAATTGAAACGCAAGCAAAACAGCTGGTAATACTATGAATAATAATTGTGAACTATAAAAAACACCTAATTGAAATTGATCAAAAAAAGTATAATGGTTAGCAGTTGCAACATGCCTTCTTTTTTGTGATACCCAATCATTAAAGGAAGTT
This portion of the Flavobacterium sp. CECT 9288 genome encodes:
- a CDS encoding TonB-dependent receptor, which encodes MKNIKMFLFTMVWIIVISATSHAQTTQASISGTISGTNNETIKEANVTLKNESTGFKTTTLTNFKGIYTFKELPLGGPYTITVKTSGYGEQQRSGYTLNQGDLITINIEMQTDMQTLEVVEVVGRGLKNKTGNLGAATAITAKLINSLPVNGRNFTNLMDLSPLTRGGNISGQLASSTNYTLDGMNAKNPTSAGATTSRSGAPYSISIEAVREFKVVTNQYDVGYGRSGGGTVSAVTKSGTNDFSGSMFAYNRADWLSSAYDIRGNRRQNDFTTTQYGFTLGGPIIKDKLHFFVAWDHQQDSRPLIIADVQSPEDELRFNVTKATLDNFVTIARNKYGVSSSPQYGSFDKKRNSDAAFARLDWQLNSKNLLTIRNNFTFEDNKLGLQDNTAINLYESFGDDYNIDNSILASLRTTVNPKITNELKVQHLYTFQDSNPGDQLPAYNIPRAIVENVASTINGAVRTTNIQIGGHRFAQEKFTNNVFQIVDNLYYNTDKIKYTFGFDIMQTNSKSVYGSEVNGRFHFNSVANFDNGTPYRYFREVPLVADPTVNSNILNAGIYGQLQTKVALGVDLTLGLRFDYAKYPTATFNQLVFDELGIRTDNKLQSAILQPRVQLTWDVNENHKDYIRAGAGIFASDLNNYAIINNLYFDGKKTATVDVRAPNVPVPNFTGYRNNFSSIPTLDAFQLPTINYTGTDAKVPVVYKANVSYTHFFTDHLKMGIAGYATLGRNNYVYVDRNMVSNPFFNLANEGNRGVFVPASSIPANGAADWMQGRISNKLGRVLELNSEGKVNQFALVVDATYKYFKDGEITASYTLNDTKDNTSFNGNVANTATLVLPVEDDPRNLSKMTYSDNHFRHKVVFYGSLPTFYGFSVGIRYSGIGGTRYSLLSGGNTNGDFVTASNDLAYIFDINSPTVPQNIKTGLQTILNNPAASSSLKNYINSYSGKIAERNGGINEFYGLVDIRINKKISIPKKQFIEFTVDIFNVANLLNKERGVNKSLNSQSLYALGTPASGGNAAVPGFDSTRQQFNYRVNNAGLPALSGNPFQIQIGFKYAF
- a CDS encoding glycerophosphodiester phosphodiesterase family protein — protein: MKAKTITIATALSLLFFNCSSNKFIVCGHRGAMGHETENTIASIKKGIDLKADMLEIDVFKIKTGEIVVFHDDDLDRLTNAKGKIESYTFDELRKVLVAGKHQIPTLEEVITTMNRKAVLNIELKGENTAADTYAIMENFKKRGWSNKDFFVSSFKVNELRKMRSLSKDVAIGLLTYKDPIETVIQLGKELNAQAINPYFKTLTPENVAIMKTNNFKILPWTANELADIKTLQDLKVSGIITDFPERIVR
- a CDS encoding RNA polymerase sigma factor translates to MEINNQIEKAKQGDQVAFTFLLNHYWNEVYGFMLKRTENETTAEDITIETFSKAFDKLTTYNTEFQFNTWLIAIAKNVHIDLLRKKKLSLFVEITEDENHQAYNIADTTPSAEDVLITEQNLSRLLQCIKELKPHYQEVIQLRYFQEMSYQEIALKMNEPLSNVKIKLLRAKKLLAEIIQKK